A region of the Amycolatopsis sp. cg13 genome:
GCTGGTGAAGAACCGCGGCGCGAAGATCGTCGAGGTCGACACTTCGCTCAAGGACAAGAGCGTCGCGGTGTCGTCGGTTTCCTCGGACAACGCCGAGGGCGGCAAACTGGCCGCGCAGACCATGGCGAAGCTCGTCGGCGACAAGCCGGGTTCGGTCCTGATCCTCGACACCATCGCGGGCACGTCCACCACCGCGGCCCGCGCGAAGGGCTTCGAGGACGAACTGAAGAACCACCCGAACCTCAAGTCGACGGGCATCCAGTTCACCAAGAACGAACCGGACCAGGCCGCGGCGAAGGTGACCGCGGCGCTGGTCTCGACGCCGGACCTCGTGGGCATTTTCGCCACCAACCTCAACACCGGCGAGGGCGCGGCGACCGGCCTGCGCAACGCGGGCAAGATCGGCAAGGTCAACCTGGTCGGCTTCGACGCCAGCCCGTCCGAAGTGGACGGCCTGAAGAAGGGCGAGTACCAGGCACTCATCGCGCAGGACCCGGCGCAGATCGGCACCAAGGGCGTCGACCAGGCGGTGGCCGCGCTCGAGGGCAAGCCGACCGAGCGGGACCTGACCGCGCAGCTGCACTCGATCACCAAGGACGACCTGGACGCGAA
Encoded here:
- a CDS encoding ABC transporter substrate-binding protein — translated: MKFSKTVLAAGTLASAAMLVTACGTGQIGQSGSGDKPGGSSANSKKLALVPGVQAEPFYISMQCGAEAEAKKLGYELTTQAPQKFDAAMQTPIVNAMGSNPPAALLVAPTDDQAMLAPIQLVKNRGAKIVEVDTSLKDKSVAVSSVSSDNAEGGKLAAQTMAKLVGDKPGSVLILDTIAGTSTTAARAKGFEDELKNHPNLKSTGIQFTKNEPDQAAAKVTAALVSTPDLVGIFATNLNTGEGAATGLRNAGKIGKVNLVGFDASPSEVDGLKKGEYQALIAQDPAQIGTKGVDQAVAALEGKPTERDLTAQLHSITKDDLDANSQYFYKQSC